The Thermoanaerobaculales bacterium genome has a segment encoding these proteins:
- a CDS encoding ATP-dependent DNA helicase has protein sequence MAIAIDVAARRIEAAVGDLVADQDQRVIGLAGSGLTRLWIGQELHTRIQRELSDEDPEYRAEVALAGELEVDGWTLCLSGRADGVQYAGDRPLRVDEIKTLHFAVDLHNLYVDERLERFRRQARLYALMLSGPEREVAARLLLVDIVTGEVESEDVEVDPTATMGWLRQLVHRLVAAERRRLDRLDSLRRAARDLPFPHPEPRPVQLEISDAVAAALGEDRHLLLRAPTGCGKTAAVLHPAVKAALSRGRRLLYLTAKTLQQRIAVDTVRAMQQGRFRSLQLRAKAKMCANTEIICHEEYCPYARDYGLKLARTQLLRALIADDAHLDPDLIYQAAVQNELCPFEVSLDLLSEVDVLICDYNYVFDPDIGLAAILNRGALRDAVLVIDEAHNLVDRSREYHSPELASSLLDRARAFLETRDNAVFRELRVLVDELAGVVADAVAAAHGADGVGDRVTELPAGRIADLRLAFDGALLGYFVYKREQDLWMADDPIVEVFVTLMRLHRALAEGGSEFVHLASRAADGAASVKICCLDASRFVGRILDESAGVVAMSATLEPFEFYRELLGFDRHRTDELYVPSPFPASNRLVLCIEDVDTSFRSRAAHFDRIAGWISRLAHPEHNVLTLFPSYRFLEAVRDRLPPVRHRLLVQEPNSSDAVQASFLDALAGGGRHLVLAVLGGIFAEGVDYPGEMLSQVIVVSPGLPQLSTERELLKAYYQESYGHGFGYAYLVPGLTRVVQAAGRIFRSADDHGVIVLMCRRFQDPRYARLLPSEWTDDDPSSMLREDPAAEVRRFFDQF, from the coding sequence GTGGCGATCGCGATCGACGTGGCTGCGCGCCGGATCGAGGCCGCGGTCGGCGACCTGGTGGCGGACCAGGACCAGCGCGTCATCGGCCTCGCCGGCAGCGGCCTGACCAGGCTCTGGATCGGGCAGGAGCTGCACACCCGCATCCAGCGCGAGCTGTCGGACGAGGACCCCGAGTACCGGGCCGAGGTGGCGCTGGCCGGCGAGCTCGAGGTCGACGGGTGGACGCTCTGCCTGTCCGGCCGTGCCGACGGTGTGCAGTACGCCGGCGACCGGCCGCTGCGGGTGGACGAAATCAAGACCCTGCACTTCGCGGTCGACCTCCACAACCTGTACGTCGACGAGCGGCTCGAGCGCTTCCGGCGGCAGGCGCGGCTCTACGCCCTGATGCTGTCCGGGCCGGAGCGGGAGGTCGCCGCCCGGCTGCTGCTGGTGGACATCGTCACCGGCGAGGTCGAGAGCGAGGACGTCGAGGTCGACCCGACGGCGACCATGGGCTGGCTGCGCCAGCTCGTCCACCGGCTGGTGGCGGCCGAGCGGCGGCGCCTCGACCGGCTCGACAGCCTGCGCCGCGCAGCCCGCGACCTCCCCTTCCCGCACCCGGAGCCGCGCCCGGTGCAGCTCGAGATCAGCGACGCGGTGGCGGCGGCGCTCGGCGAGGACCGGCACCTGCTGCTGCGCGCCCCGACCGGCTGCGGCAAGACGGCCGCGGTCCTCCACCCGGCGGTCAAGGCCGCGCTCTCCCGCGGCCGGCGGCTGCTGTACCTGACCGCCAAGACCCTCCAGCAGCGAATCGCGGTCGACACGGTTCGCGCCATGCAGCAGGGCCGGTTCCGCAGCCTCCAGCTGCGCGCCAAGGCCAAGATGTGCGCCAACACCGAGATCATCTGTCACGAGGAGTACTGCCCCTACGCCCGTGACTACGGCCTCAAGCTGGCGCGGACCCAGCTGCTGCGCGCGCTGATCGCCGATGATGCCCACCTCGACCCGGATCTGATCTACCAGGCCGCGGTGCAGAACGAGCTGTGCCCGTTCGAGGTCAGCCTCGACCTGCTGTCGGAGGTCGATGTCCTGATCTGCGACTACAACTACGTCTTCGACCCCGACATCGGCCTGGCCGCGATCCTCAACCGGGGCGCGCTGCGCGACGCCGTGCTGGTGATCGATGAGGCCCACAACCTGGTCGACCGCAGCCGCGAGTACCACTCACCGGAGCTCGCCTCGAGCCTGCTCGACCGGGCGCGGGCCTTTCTCGAGACCCGCGACAACGCGGTCTTCCGGGAGCTCCGCGTGCTGGTGGACGAGCTCGCGGGCGTGGTGGCCGATGCGGTCGCCGCCGCTCACGGGGCCGACGGGGTCGGCGACCGCGTGACCGAGCTTCCCGCCGGCCGCATCGCCGACCTCCGCCTCGCCTTCGACGGCGCCCTGCTCGGCTACTTCGTCTACAAGCGGGAGCAGGACCTCTGGATGGCCGACGACCCGATCGTCGAGGTGTTCGTGACCCTCATGCGCCTGCACCGGGCGCTGGCCGAGGGCGGCAGCGAGTTCGTCCACCTGGCGTCCCGCGCCGCCGACGGCGCCGCCTCGGTCAAGATCTGCTGCCTCGACGCCTCGCGGTTCGTCGGCAGGATCCTCGACGAGTCCGCCGGCGTGGTCGCGATGTCGGCGACCCTGGAGCCGTTCGAGTTCTACCGCGAGCTGCTCGGCTTCGATCGCCACCGCACGGACGAGCTCTACGTCCCGTCGCCCTTCCCCGCGTCGAACCGCCTCGTGCTCTGCATCGAAGACGTCGACACCAGCTTCCGCAGCCGCGCCGCCCACTTCGATCGGATCGCCGGCTGGATCTCGCGCCTCGCCCATCCCGAGCACAACGTCCTCACGCTGTTCCCGAGCTACCGCTTTCTCGAGGCGGTTCGCGACCGGTTGCCGCCGGTCCGGCACCGGCTGCTGGTCCAGGAGCCGAACTCCTCCGACGCCGTCCAGGCCTCCTTCCTCGACGCGCTGGCGGGCGGCGGGCGGCACCTCGTGCTCGCGGTGCTCGGCGGCATCTTCGCCGAGGGCGTCGACTACCCTGGCGAGATGCTGTCCCAGGTGATCGTGGTCTCCCCCGGGCTGCCCCAGCTCTCGACCGAGCGCGAGCTGCTCAAGGCCTACTACCAGGAGTCCTACGGGCACGGCTTCGGCTACGCCTACCTGGTGCCGGGCCTGACCCGGGTCGTCCAGGCCGCCGGCCGGATCTTCCGGTCGGCCGACGACCACGGCGTCATCGTCCTGATGTGCCGGCGGTTCCAGGACCCGCGCTACGCCCGGCTGCTGCCGTCCGAGTGGACCGACGACGACCCGTCGAGCATGCTGCGCGAGGACCCGGCGGCCGAGGTTCGCCGCTTCTTCGACCAGTTCTAG
- a CDS encoding DEAD/DEAH box helicase → MTPAADPLELFSPPTRSWFAARIGQPTEVQNLAWPVIAAGEHVLVTAPTGSGKTLAAFLWAVDRLLGEAWPGGQVRVLYVSPLRALGNDIRRNLLEPLAGLRGQWSAAGLVPPAVRVLSRTGDTPQAERRAIAKSPPEILITTPESLNILLASASGRALLRGLRSVILDEVHAVIDGKRGVHLMTAVERLAALSGELQRIALSATVKPLDEVARWVGGAVVEQTADGAVFRPRRVQAVAAATPKRFELEVALPIAEPGASRDPETLWAELTAQLKRVVRRNRSTLIFGNSKRIVEKVARFLNEAEPDQLAYSHHGALSREIRSVVEDRLKAGSLRAIVATNSLELGIDIGSIDEVVLVQPPPTVASTLQRLGRSGHRVGETSRGRIYPLHSHALIVSAVLARAVLDGDIEPSRPIANPLDVLAQVLLSMTVERRWQLDELYDAVRAAEAYRQLPRAHFDLVVEMLAGRFATTRVRGLRPLVSVDRIDRTIRARPGAERLIFTSGGTIPDRGYFTLRIEGSGAPLGQLDEEFVWERAVGDSFSLGVQSWRIQRITHNDVFVAPVDSRSSMAPFWRAEERDRSHFLSDLIGRFLEQVMPRVDDPELARELERRHRLQPAAAAELCRVLAAQVAATGTLPHRHQVVVEHTAAPDRQGNPRQLVLHTMWGGCVNRPLAYALAAAWRERFSTRPEVIHGDDCVVVTYDAAAGPVDPFALVRPQRLEDLLRSTLESTGFFGARFREAAGRALLLPRAGGRRRTPLWLNRQRAKEMLEVVSGQGDFPLVLEAWRECLHDAFELEALREHLADIADGTTAVRHVTTDAPSPFADQVAWRQVNRLMYEDDRPPDRAAGGLRADLVRELAFASHLRPRIPRRLVDELESKLQRTAPGYAPRNGPELLEWAKERRAIPEGEWRSLLAAVERDHAADVSAELAAIADRLLAWQPHAGGPTLVSAAEAMPAIAAALGRPLESLPIRSAALDGAAADGAARALSQMVGAPSFEPPDTTLAELLGEWLAGFGPVEPEWIAQTFGLERSAAADALDELADAQAVLLDQISEGSVAIEACDRENLERLLRMARSAARPSFRPLPAEELPLWLAHTQGLGTRNASIDDLKSAIERLVGCPLPVDLVETEILPARIEPYHPSWLDALLAETELEWFGCGERRIAFGLAGDRNLVIEAPADDGGAGGGEADGGRLLPGELGRYTFTDLLRRSGADSGELLEALWRAAWQGEVATDSFAPLRQGVATGFEAAPVEPDRAAPPPPSQLRPLALPAAGGRQLVPAAAARPACRRPRPGRGGPRPGAPAPRPPRPAVPGAGRARAAGPPLVGGVPLAAHARAGRRGGRRPLLRGHPRPPVRDPGRPPPPRGGPARGHGVVAQRRRSGVTLQPGGDRPRHVPAAAGGVQPPRLPRPPAGADLRAARRPVDHLGRPRPPPPRRLPRGAPQPARALGRAALRDHRRGDQQPAGRGQPLPSGAPTAVPGHAHPDRAQALAALLKERVGHGRLSALLM, encoded by the coding sequence GTGACTCCCGCGGCCGACCCCCTCGAGCTGTTCAGCCCGCCGACCCGGTCGTGGTTCGCCGCTCGGATCGGCCAGCCGACCGAGGTCCAGAACCTGGCCTGGCCGGTCATCGCCGCCGGCGAGCACGTGCTGGTCACAGCTCCCACCGGCAGCGGCAAGACCCTCGCCGCCTTCCTGTGGGCGGTCGACCGGCTGCTCGGCGAGGCCTGGCCGGGCGGCCAGGTCCGCGTTCTCTACGTCTCCCCGCTGCGCGCGCTCGGCAACGACATCCGCCGCAACCTGCTCGAGCCTCTCGCCGGGCTGCGCGGGCAGTGGTCCGCCGCGGGCCTGGTCCCGCCCGCCGTCCGCGTCCTCTCGCGGACCGGCGACACCCCGCAGGCGGAGCGGCGGGCGATCGCGAAGAGCCCGCCCGAGATCCTGATCACCACCCCGGAGAGCCTCAACATCCTGCTCGCCTCGGCGAGCGGCCGTGCGCTGCTGCGCGGGCTGCGCTCGGTGATCCTCGACGAGGTCCACGCGGTGATCGACGGCAAGCGCGGCGTGCACCTGATGACCGCGGTCGAGCGGCTGGCGGCGCTGTCTGGCGAGCTCCAGAGGATCGCGCTGTCGGCGACGGTCAAGCCCCTCGACGAGGTCGCGCGCTGGGTCGGCGGGGCGGTCGTGGAGCAGACCGCCGACGGCGCGGTGTTCCGGCCACGCCGGGTGCAGGCCGTCGCCGCCGCCACCCCCAAGCGCTTCGAGCTCGAGGTCGCGCTTCCGATCGCCGAGCCCGGCGCCAGCCGTGACCCCGAGACTCTGTGGGCCGAGCTCACCGCACAGCTCAAGCGGGTGGTGCGCCGCAACCGCTCGACGTTGATCTTCGGCAACAGCAAGCGGATCGTCGAGAAGGTCGCCCGCTTCCTCAACGAGGCCGAGCCCGACCAGCTCGCCTACTCCCACCACGGCGCGCTGTCGCGCGAGATCCGCTCGGTGGTCGAGGACCGGCTCAAGGCGGGCTCGCTGCGCGCCATCGTGGCGACCAACTCGCTCGAGCTCGGCATCGACATCGGCAGCATCGACGAGGTGGTGCTGGTCCAGCCGCCGCCGACCGTGGCCTCCACCCTGCAGCGCCTCGGACGCTCCGGCCACCGCGTCGGAGAGACCAGCCGGGGACGGATCTACCCGCTCCACAGCCATGCCCTCATCGTGTCCGCGGTGCTGGCCCGGGCGGTGCTCGACGGTGACATCGAGCCCTCCCGGCCGATCGCCAACCCGCTCGATGTGCTCGCCCAGGTGCTGCTGTCAATGACCGTCGAACGGCGCTGGCAGCTCGACGAGCTCTACGACGCGGTGCGCGCCGCCGAGGCCTACCGGCAGCTGCCCAGGGCCCACTTCGACCTGGTGGTCGAGATGCTGGCGGGCCGCTTCGCCACGACCCGGGTGCGCGGGCTGCGTCCGCTGGTGTCGGTCGACCGGATCGACCGGACGATCCGCGCCCGCCCCGGGGCGGAGAGGCTGATCTTCACCTCCGGCGGCACGATTCCGGACCGCGGCTACTTCACGCTGCGCATCGAGGGCAGCGGCGCTCCCCTCGGCCAGCTCGACGAGGAGTTCGTGTGGGAGCGCGCGGTCGGCGACAGCTTCAGCCTCGGCGTCCAGAGCTGGCGGATCCAGCGGATCACCCACAACGACGTGTTCGTCGCGCCGGTCGACTCCCGGTCCTCGATGGCGCCCTTCTGGAGGGCCGAGGAGCGCGACCGCTCGCACTTCCTCTCCGACCTGATCGGCCGCTTCCTGGAGCAGGTGATGCCACGCGTCGACGACCCGGAGCTCGCCCGCGAGCTCGAGCGGCGCCATCGGCTCCAGCCTGCCGCCGCCGCCGAGCTGTGTCGCGTCCTCGCCGCGCAGGTCGCCGCCACCGGCACCCTCCCCCACCGCCACCAGGTCGTCGTCGAGCACACCGCCGCGCCCGACCGGCAGGGGAATCCCCGCCAGCTCGTCCTCCACACCATGTGGGGCGGCTGCGTCAACCGCCCGCTGGCCTACGCGCTCGCCGCCGCGTGGCGGGAGCGGTTCTCAACCCGGCCCGAAGTGATCCACGGTGACGACTGCGTGGTCGTCACCTACGACGCCGCTGCCGGCCCGGTCGATCCCTTCGCGCTGGTGCGGCCGCAGCGGCTCGAGGACCTGCTGAGGTCCACCCTGGAGAGCACCGGCTTCTTCGGCGCCCGCTTCCGCGAGGCTGCGGGACGCGCCCTGCTGCTGCCGCGCGCCGGCGGGCGCCGCCGCACTCCACTCTGGCTCAACCGGCAGCGCGCCAAGGAGATGCTCGAGGTGGTGTCCGGGCAGGGCGACTTCCCGCTGGTCCTCGAGGCGTGGCGGGAGTGCCTGCACGACGCCTTCGAGCTGGAGGCGCTGCGCGAGCACCTGGCCGACATCGCCGACGGCACCACCGCGGTGCGCCACGTCACCACCGACGCGCCGTCGCCGTTCGCGGACCAGGTCGCCTGGCGCCAGGTCAACCGCCTGATGTACGAGGACGACCGTCCCCCCGACCGCGCCGCGGGCGGACTGCGTGCCGACCTCGTGCGCGAGCTCGCCTTCGCCTCCCACCTGCGGCCGCGCATCCCGCGCCGACTTGTCGACGAGCTCGAGTCCAAGCTCCAGCGGACCGCGCCCGGCTACGCCCCCCGCAACGGCCCCGAGCTGCTCGAGTGGGCCAAGGAGCGCCGGGCAATCCCGGAAGGCGAGTGGCGGTCGCTGCTGGCCGCGGTCGAGCGCGACCACGCGGCGGACGTCTCGGCTGAGCTCGCGGCCATCGCCGATCGGCTCCTGGCCTGGCAGCCGCACGCCGGCGGACCGACCCTGGTCAGCGCGGCCGAGGCCATGCCGGCGATCGCGGCGGCGCTCGGCCGGCCGCTCGAATCGCTGCCCATCCGGTCCGCAGCGCTCGACGGCGCGGCCGCGGACGGCGCCGCGCGGGCGCTCTCGCAGATGGTCGGCGCTCCCTCCTTCGAGCCGCCCGACACGACGCTCGCCGAGCTGCTCGGGGAGTGGCTCGCCGGCTTCGGGCCGGTCGAGCCGGAGTGGATCGCCCAGACCTTCGGCCTCGAGCGGTCCGCGGCGGCCGACGCCCTCGACGAGCTCGCGGATGCGCAGGCCGTCCTGCTCGACCAGATCAGCGAGGGCAGCGTCGCGATCGAGGCCTGCGACCGGGAGAACCTGGAGCGGCTGCTGCGGATGGCCCGCAGCGCGGCCCGGCCGTCCTTCCGCCCGCTGCCAGCCGAGGAGCTCCCGCTGTGGCTCGCCCACACCCAGGGCCTCGGCACGCGCAACGCCTCAATCGACGACCTCAAGTCGGCCATCGAGCGGCTGGTCGGCTGTCCGCTTCCCGTCGACCTCGTCGAGACCGAGATCCTGCCCGCGCGGATCGAGCCCTACCACCCGTCGTGGCTCGACGCGCTGCTCGCCGAGACCGAGCTCGAGTGGTTCGGGTGCGGCGAGCGCCGGATCGCCTTCGGGCTGGCCGGCGACCGCAACCTCGTGATCGAAGCGCCCGCCGACGACGGCGGCGCTGGGGGCGGCGAGGCGGATGGCGGCCGGCTGCTGCCGGGCGAGCTCGGCCGCTACACCTTCACCGATCTGTTGCGCCGCAGCGGCGCCGACTCCGGCGAGCTGCTCGAGGCGCTGTGGCGGGCCGCATGGCAGGGCGAGGTCGCCACCGACAGCTTCGCCCCGCTCCGCCAGGGCGTCGCGACCGGCTTCGAGGCGGCGCCAGTCGAGCCCGACCGCGCCGCCCCCCCGCCACCGTCCCAACTTCGACCGCTGGCGCTCCCGGCTGCCGGTGGCCGGCAGCTGGTTCCGGCTGCCGCCGCCCGCCCCGCCTGCCGACGCCCTCGACCGGGACGAGGCGGACCGCGACCGGGCGCGCCTGCTCCTCGACCGCCACGGCCTGCTGTTCCGGGAGCTGGTCGAGCGCGAGCTGCCGGCCCTCCGCTGGTCGGCGGTGTTCCGCTCGCTGCGCATGCTCGAGCTGGCCGGCGAGGCGGTCGCCGGCCGCTTCTTCGAGGGCATCCCCGGCCTCCAGTTCGTGACCCGGGCCGCCCTCCGCCGCCTCGAGGAGGGCCTGCCCGAGGACATGGTGTGGTGGCTCAACGCCGCCGATCCGGCGTCACCCTGCAGCCTGGGGGCGATCGACCTCGGCATGTCCCTGCCGCGGCGGGTGGCGTCCAGCCACCTCGTCTTCCACGGCCGCCGGCTGGTGCTGACCTCCGAGCGGCGCGGCGCCCGGTTGACCATCTCGGTCGGCCCCGACCACCCCCGCCTCGGCGACTACCTCGAGGTGCTCCGCAGCCAGCTCGCGCGCTCGGTCGAGCCGCGCTCCGCGATCACCGTCGAGGAGATCAACAGCCAGCCGGCCGGGGCCAGCCCCTACCGAGCGGCGCTCCAACAGCTGTTCCAGGTCACGCGCACCCCGACCGCGCTCAAGCTCTCGCGGCGCTACTGAAGGAGCGTGTCGGGCATGGGCGCCTGAGCGCGCTGCTGATGTGA
- a CDS encoding 2-oxo acid dehydrogenase subunit E2, producing MTSTLRAPDLGENVESVDVVKVLVAVGDTLAAGQPVIEVETEKASVEVPSTLAGVVTEVHVAAGEALRAGDPIVSVAVADAPAAEVAAEPAAAQPAAPDPPAPAASDEVVETSQPRRPAPPSLGETLLAPRWVAPEGPRKLVPAAPTVRRFAREVGVDITQVGGSGPGGRISIDDVKAFAARAISRAGAPPGATGVELPDLAAWGAIRREPMSKIRQVTARNLSRAWDTVPQVTNHDLADITGLEALRQRYRGRVESAGGKLTVTSILVKVAASALKIHSKLNAAVDVGRKEIVYREYVHVGVAVDTEHGLLVPVVRDADRKSITEISVELEGLSARARGRKLGPEEMQGAGFTISNLGGIGGTAFTPIVNWPEVAILGVSRAATQPRWVGDRFEPRLLLPLSLSYDHRLVDGADAARFLAWIVEALEQPLLLALEG from the coding sequence ATGACGTCGACGCTGCGCGCGCCCGATCTCGGAGAGAACGTCGAGTCCGTGGACGTGGTCAAGGTCCTGGTCGCGGTCGGCGACACCCTCGCCGCCGGCCAGCCGGTGATCGAGGTCGAGACCGAGAAGGCCTCGGTGGAGGTGCCGTCGACCCTGGCCGGCGTCGTCACCGAGGTCCACGTGGCTGCCGGCGAGGCGCTGCGCGCCGGCGACCCGATCGTGTCGGTGGCAGTTGCCGATGCCCCGGCGGCCGAGGTCGCGGCCGAGCCGGCCGCGGCACAGCCGGCTGCCCCGGATCCGCCCGCGCCCGCGGCCTCGGACGAGGTCGTGGAAACGAGCCAGCCCCGACGCCCCGCGCCGCCGTCGCTCGGCGAGACCCTCCTCGCGCCGCGCTGGGTGGCGCCGGAGGGCCCCCGCAAGCTGGTGCCGGCGGCGCCCACGGTGCGGCGGTTCGCGCGTGAGGTCGGGGTCGACATCACGCAGGTCGGCGGGTCGGGCCCCGGCGGCCGGATCAGCATCGACGACGTCAAGGCGTTCGCGGCCCGCGCGATCAGCCGTGCCGGTGCGCCGCCCGGCGCCACCGGCGTCGAGCTTCCGGACCTCGCGGCGTGGGGCGCCATCCGCCGCGAGCCGATGTCCAAGATCCGCCAGGTCACGGCGCGCAATCTCAGCCGCGCCTGGGACACCGTCCCCCAGGTGACCAACCACGACCTGGCCGACATCACGGGCCTCGAGGCTCTGCGCCAGCGCTACCGCGGCCGCGTCGAGTCCGCGGGCGGCAAGCTCACGGTCACCTCGATCCTGGTCAAGGTCGCGGCCTCCGCGCTCAAGATCCACTCGAAGCTGAACGCCGCCGTCGACGTCGGCCGGAAGGAGATCGTGTACCGCGAGTACGTTCACGTCGGTGTGGCGGTGGACACCGAGCACGGGCTGCTGGTCCCGGTGGTGCGCGACGCCGACCGCAAGAGCATCACCGAGATCTCGGTCGAGCTCGAGGGCCTGTCGGCGCGGGCGCGGGGCCGCAAGCTCGGGCCCGAGGAGATGCAGGGCGCGGGATTCACCATCTCGAACCTCGGCGGGATCGGCGGCACCGCCTTCACCCCGATCGTCAACTGGCCGGAGGTCGCGATCCTGGGCGTGTCGCGAGCCGCCACCCAGCCGCGCTGGGTGGGCGACCGCTTCGAGCCCCGGCTGCTGCTGCCGCTGTCGCTGTCCTACGACCACCGCCTGGTGGATGGCGCCGATGCGGCGCGCTTCCTGGCCTGGATCGTCGAGGCCCTCGAGCAGCCGCTGCTGCTGGCGCTGGAAGGGTGA
- the aceE gene encoding pyruvate dehydrogenase (acetyl-transferring), homodimeric type, with the protein MAVQVTPTDAEADIQAVETQEWIDSLAWVLDHQGPERVRHLLEDLQIAARRAGVRIPFSANTPHINTIPAHEEVPYPGSREIERRIKSLIRWNAMAMVVRANHEESGIGGHISTYASAATLYEVAFNHFLHGKSEHYDGDQVYFQGHSSPGIYARAFLEGRLSEGQLVNFRRELREGRGRGLASYPHPWLMPDFWEFPTVSMGLAPIQAIYQARFNHYLEDRGLHPTSNHKVWAFLGDGEMDEPESLGAITLASREQLDNLIFVVNCNLQRLDGPVRGNGKIIQELEAAFRGAGWNVIKVIWGADWDPLLDRDSDGLLVRRMGEVVDGDSQKYAAFPGEFIRNHFFGTSPKLKEMVAHLSDEQLRRLRLGGHDPQKVYNAFKAAVDHKGSPTVILARTIKGYGLGEAGEGRNITHQQKKLDQEELLEFRTRFGIPLSDDEARDATFYRPPESSPEMVYLQERRRGLGGPVPTRGVRCEPLPPLDPAVFDEFGEGSNGRPVSTTMAFVRVLSKLLKDPQIGRLIVPIIPDEARTFGMDSLFRQIGIYSHAGQLYEPVDASSLLFYREAKDGQLLEEGITEAGSMCSFIAAGSAHATHGINTIPFFVFYSMFGLQRIGDLIWAAADMRTRGFLVAGTAGRTTLNGEGLQHQDGHSHLLAYPVPNLRAFDPAWAYELAVIIRDGIRRMYTDQEDVFYYLTVANEPYPMPARPDHVTDEGILRGMYRYRPADAPDGKARAHLFGSGAILNQALAAQQLLAERFDVAADVWSITSYKELHRDGLDCDRWNRLHPGEEPRTPWLRRCLAETEGVYVLASDYVKALPESIASWFPRRPQALGTDGFGRSDSRAVLRRFFEVDAAHIAAAALAALAREGAIGHDRVATAIAELGIDPDSPNPVTL; encoded by the coding sequence CAAGAGCCTGATCCGCTGGAACGCGATGGCGATGGTGGTGCGCGCCAACCACGAGGAGTCGGGCATCGGCGGCCACATCTCGACCTACGCCTCGGCCGCCACGCTCTACGAGGTCGCGTTCAACCACTTCCTCCACGGCAAGAGCGAGCACTACGACGGCGACCAGGTCTACTTCCAGGGCCACTCCTCGCCGGGAATTTACGCCCGCGCCTTCCTCGAGGGCCGCCTGAGCGAAGGGCAGCTCGTCAACTTCCGCCGAGAGCTCCGCGAAGGCCGCGGCCGCGGCCTTGCGTCCTACCCACACCCCTGGCTGATGCCCGACTTCTGGGAGTTCCCCACCGTCTCGATGGGCCTCGCGCCGATCCAGGCGATCTACCAGGCCCGCTTCAACCACTACCTCGAGGACCGCGGGCTCCACCCGACCTCCAACCACAAGGTGTGGGCCTTCCTCGGCGACGGCGAGATGGACGAGCCGGAGTCACTCGGGGCGATCACCCTGGCGTCGCGCGAGCAGCTCGACAACCTGATCTTCGTGGTCAACTGCAACCTGCAGCGCCTCGACGGCCCGGTCCGCGGCAACGGCAAGATCATCCAGGAGCTCGAGGCGGCGTTCCGGGGCGCCGGCTGGAACGTCATCAAGGTGATCTGGGGCGCGGACTGGGACCCGCTGCTCGACCGGGACAGCGACGGCCTCCTGGTCCGGCGGATGGGCGAGGTGGTCGACGGCGACAGCCAGAAGTACGCCGCCTTCCCGGGCGAGTTCATCCGCAACCACTTCTTCGGCACCTCGCCGAAGCTCAAGGAAATGGTCGCCCACCTCTCCGACGAGCAGCTCCGGCGGCTGCGCCTCGGCGGCCACGACCCTCAGAAGGTGTACAACGCCTTCAAGGCCGCGGTCGATCACAAGGGGTCCCCGACCGTGATCCTGGCCCGTACCATCAAGGGCTACGGGCTCGGCGAGGCCGGCGAGGGCCGCAACATCACCCATCAGCAGAAGAAGCTCGACCAGGAGGAGCTGCTCGAGTTCCGGACCAGGTTCGGGATCCCGCTGTCCGACGACGAGGCTCGCGACGCGACCTTCTACCGCCCACCCGAGAGCAGCCCCGAGATGGTCTACCTGCAGGAGCGGCGGCGCGGGCTCGGCGGGCCCGTGCCGACCCGCGGCGTGCGCTGCGAGCCCCTGCCCCCGCTCGACCCGGCGGTCTTCGACGAGTTCGGCGAGGGCTCCAACGGCCGTCCGGTCTCGACCACGATGGCGTTCGTCCGGGTGCTGTCCAAGCTCCTCAAGGACCCCCAGATCGGGCGCCTGATCGTGCCCATCATCCCGGACGAGGCGCGGACCTTCGGCATGGACTCGCTGTTCCGTCAGATCGGCATCTACTCCCACGCCGGCCAGCTCTACGAGCCGGTCGACGCCTCCTCGCTGCTCTTCTACCGAGAGGCCAAGGACGGCCAACTCCTCGAGGAGGGCATCACCGAGGCCGGCTCGATGTGCTCGTTCATCGCGGCGGGGTCCGCCCACGCCACCCACGGCATCAACACCATCCCGTTCTTCGTCTTCTACTCGATGTTCGGGCTGCAGCGGATCGGCGACCTGATTTGGGCAGCCGCCGACATGCGGACCCGCGGCTTCCTGGTCGCGGGAACGGCGGGCAGGACCACCCTCAACGGCGAGGGGCTCCAGCACCAGGACGGCCACTCGCACCTGCTGGCCTACCCGGTGCCCAATCTCAGAGCCTTCGATCCGGCCTGGGCCTACGAGCTGGCGGTGATCATCCGGGACGGGATCCGGCGCATGTACACCGACCAGGAGGACGTCTTCTACTACCTGACCGTCGCCAACGAGCCCTACCCGATGCCCGCGCGCCCCGATCACGTCACCGACGAGGGGATCCTCCGCGGCATGTACCGCTACCGGCCCGCGGACGCGCCGGACGGCAAGGCGCGAGCCCACCTCTTCGGTAGCGGCGCGATCCTCAACCAGGCGCTCGCGGCGCAGCAGCTGCTGGCCGAGCGCTTCGACGTCGCGGCCGACGTGTGGAGCATCACCAGCTACAAGGAGCTCCACCGCGACGGCCTCGACTGCGACCGCTGGAATCGCCTCCATCCCGGCGAGGAGCCGCGGACGCCATGGCTGCGCCGCTGCCTCGCAGAAACCGAGGGGGTCTACGTCCTGGCCAGCGACTACGTGAAGGCGCTACCGGAATCGATCGCCTCCTGGTTCCCGAGGCGGCCCCAGGCGCTCGGCACCGACGGCTTCGGCCGCTCCGACTCCCGTGCGGTCCTGCGCCGCTTCTTCGAGGTGGACGCGGCCCACATCGCGGCCGCCGCGCTCGCGGCGCTCGCTCGCGAGGGGGCGATCGGCCACGACCGGGTCGCCACGGCGATCGCCGAGCTCGGCATCGATCCTGACTCCCCAAACCCGGTGACGCTGTAG